Proteins co-encoded in one Octopus sinensis linkage group LG6, ASM634580v1, whole genome shotgun sequence genomic window:
- the LOC115212984 gene encoding zinc finger protein 845-like, whose product MMANAEQDMHMCLSCHQTIVGLMNYVQHKQAGCQSTKSIAQQALNSLGKIPPSASAQDMFETDCSDASTSTVASEEHCVLEPRLETISLSSDIVDKATLENSAQLKTVNFTVSEESHPIELLQEPVIVTTDTITEVSDVVKDVSEAVTAAVVTTDEPVVEKDNQLPQASPSSPVKSGENFFHSLELQCKKEDSERHCLPAKQNRAVNTTLDKGSADSHSDLPISNIFSSLDFSSDEELDFSYTELSSDSNDYSSDEDNVPPRTHTGGKWKPGEGPLSSKNFPHPSYTRGKWKPGETPHELQLNKNNTNISADDSSILEDVTGVEESSTNVVTSKEPDSSNLKENYCSACDSFCCEHVEKSADSPKDTAGTSKDSSEVVTVEEQSTKKQKKSKKDNGKSSVHHCQICDKSFFSKYVIGRHILTRYHQNRAKNHPDGFHVLEKYYRFVIRLSPFQCGVCQFYFNRENDLMDHMNTSEHSKNCLALVGPMFCTVCSLKLSSNAEMLNHLTEDLQHKEALERQKQLCIIKECRYQIQCPFCDIMMHSSVRLRRHIRHKHKSGKKVKASPRRKGRHKPECPHCNIQCHSMSSLEIHIRRRHTKEKPFSCNPCNKNFSDSYSLKLHLKTDRHNKKLTSERVSTPRRKKKTFNPDLIPTDEVVMEGDEDESIPGEEEVANNDKDDLYVNGNKEPEKTLKVSGPRKYSAARKSKAKDKIYKCDHCDFTAPTYGDLRPHYLDVHSGHVFMCNVCDLVFLSEKALRVHYAGKMHQMNLVKGNETNLYTCEECGKKFDDERWCQFHVEAHHNHMSNEEAVRAKFRGQDITTSQFRAYLDEVAKQPRDSSVQCPECSKKLKKEHVMEHLRMHTGEKPFVCRFCQNGFISSLSLRRHILRHLGLTERKCQICGKEFQKVFSFNVHMKQHENNDVGKFTHMCDVCGQAFPLKMQLVAHMRRHGQRIHKCPFPNCRWDFVFKSELNSHVRTHTGEKPFLCDICGYSGATKTRLARHSRIHTGERTYHCDYCTYKAGNSTHLRRHMRIHIGSKPYKCPYCSYSCNTHENIRKHITKTKRHMGLFIYPCKFCPFGTNSTKDFRNHLLEVHQDQCDHKSLEVLSVFTGLYNKEIDPRKPPEGSQIFPIKERKQRAPRNSLPPNQMDLLTEEQEEQQLEQIPYKEVESSPLDAQEVTVTPEAHSLIASEMIAVAMTEAAVPTHIATTQQITTQHTGTVDTQLLQVAESNMHTLQNSQFRGDILQHPQFRTDTITAGHFRADGQVIAQAQTVDPNTASNVLSLAEAHSMTSSLDLGYCTTIEYICLPSANGT is encoded by the coding sequence ATGATGGCCAACGCAGAGCAAGATATGCACATGTGCCTGAGCTGTCATCAGACCATAGTTGGTTTGATGAACTATGTTCAGCACAAGCAGGCTGGCTGCCAATCAACAAAGAGTATTGCTCAGCAGGCTTTGAACAGTCTTGGTAAGATCCCACCCTCTGCATCTGCCCAAGATATGTTTGAAACTGATTGCAGCGATGCCAGCACTTCTACCGTCGCTTCAGAGGAGCATTGCGTGCTGGAACCAAGGTTGGAGACCATTAGTCTGAGCAGTGACATTGTTGACAAGGCTACACTAGAGAATTCTGCGCAATTGAAGACAGTCAACTTTACAGTCAGTGAGGAATCTCACCCCATTGAACTCCTACAAGAACCTGTAATTGTTACAACCGATACCATTACTGAAGTCAGTGATGTTGTCAAAGATGTATCTGAAGCAGTCACTGCTGCAGTAGTCACCACAGATGAACCAGTAGTTGAAAAAGACAACCAGCTACCACAAGCTTCGCCTTCATCCCCAGTTAAGAGTGGGGAGAATTTCTTTCACTCTCTAGAACTTCAATGCAAGAAGGAAGACAGTGAACGCCATTGTTTGCCTGCAAAACAAAACCGAGCTGTGAACACGACGCTGGATAAAGGTTCAGCCGATAGTCACAGTGATTTACCCATCTCGAATATTTTTAGCAGTCTTGATTTTTCCAGTGATGAAGAGCTGGATTTCTCCTATACAGAATTGTCAAGTGATTCCAATGATTATTCTTCTGATGAAGATAATGTACCTCCAAGAACTCACACAGGTGGTAAATGGAAACCTGGTGAAGGTCCATTGTCTTCTAAAAATTTTCCACATCCCAGTTATACTCGTGGCAAGTGGAAACCTGGAGAAACACCTCATGAGTTGCagctaaataaaaacaacaccaaTATTTCTGCTGATGACAGTTCTATATTGGAAGATGTAACTGGTGTTGAAGAAAGCTCTACTAATGTTGTTACCAGTAAAGAGCCAGATTCAAGTAATCTCAAAGAAAATTACTGCTCTGCATGTGATAGCTTCTGTTGTGAACATGTAGAAAAATCTGCCGATTCCCCTAAAGACACTGCTGGAACGTCTAAAGACTCTAGTGAAGTTGTCACCGTTGAAGAACAATCtacaaagaaacagaagaagagcAAAAAGGACAATGGCAAAAGTTCTGTGCATCATTGCCAGATATGTGATAAGTCTTTCTTCAGTAAGTATGTCATTGGTAGGCATATACTGACTCGATATCATCAAAACCGAGCTAAAAATCACCCAGATGGCTTCCATGTTCTAGAGAAATATTACCGTTTCGTGATCCGGCTCAGTCCATTTCAGTGTGGAGTCTGCCAGTTTTATTTCAATCGAGAGAATGATCTGATGGACCATATGAATACTAGCGAACATTCAAAGAACTGTCTTGCTCTGGTGGGTCCTATGTTTTGTACCGTTTGCAGCCTTAAGCTGTCTTCCAATGCTGAGATGTTAAATCATTTAACGGAAGACCTCCAACATAAGGAGGCACTGGAACGACAAAAGCAGTTGTGCATCATTAAAGAGTGCCGCTACCAGATTCAGTGCCCTTTCTGCGATATAATGATGCACTCGTCAGTTCGTCTCCGCCGTCACATAAGACACAAACATAAGAGTGGCAAAAAGGTGAAGGCTTCACCGAGGCGCAAGGGCCGACACAAACCTGAGTGCCCTCATTGTAACATTCAGTGCCACTCAATGTCATCGTTGGAAATCCACATACGAAGGCGTCACACCAAAGAGAAACCCTTTTCCTGTAACCCTTGCAATAAAAATTTTTCCGACAGCTACTCGTTGAAGCTGCATTTGAAGACAGACAGGCATAATAAGAAGCTGACCAGTGAGCGGGTGAGTACACCTCGGCGGAAGAAGAAGACTTTCAATCCTGATTTAATACCAACTGATGAAGTGGTTATGGAAGGAGATGAAGATGAATCCATTCCGGGAGAAGAAGAAGTGGccaataatgataaagatgatctGTACGTGAATGGAAACAAAGAACCTGAGAAAACTCTCAAAGTCAGTGGTCCTCGGAAGTACTCGGCAGCACGGAAGAGCAAAGCCAAAGACAAAATCTATAAGTGTGACCATTGTGATTTCACAGCTCCCACTTACGGTGATCTTCGGCCACACTATCTCGACGTACATTCAGGTCATGTTTTTATGTGCAACGTCTGCGATCTAGTGTTCCTGTCTGAGAAAGCATTACGGGTGCACTATGCTGGTAAAATGCATCAGATGAACTTGGTAAAAGGCAATGAAACCAACTTGTATACATGTGaagagtgtggtaagaagtttgatgaTGAGCGCTGGTGCCAGTTCCACGTCGAGGCGCATCATAATCACATGAGCAATGAAGAAGCTGTAAGGGCTAAGTTTCGGGGCCAAGACATCACTACCAGCCAGTTTCGAGCCTACTTGGATGAAGTTGCTAAGCAACCACGTGATAGTTCTGTACAGTGTCCGGAATGTTCTAAGAAGCTGAAAAAGGAACACGTGATGGAACATCTCCGCATGCATACGGGAGAAAAGCCGTTTGTCTGCAGGTTCTGCCAGAATGGTTTCATCTCTAGTCTGTCTCTGCGCCGCCACATTCTACGTCATCTGGGTTTAACGGAACGCAAATGTCAGATATGCGGCAAAGAATTTCAAAAAGTTTTCTCTTTTAATGTACACATGAAACAACACGAGAACAACGATGTGGGCAAGTTTACCCACATGTGCGATGTTTGCGGTCAAGCTTTCCCACTGAAAATGCAGCTGGTTGCCCACATGCGACGCCATGGGCAGCGCATTCATAAATGCCCCTTCCCCAATTGCCGATGGGACTTTGTTTTCAAAAGCGAACTAAATAGCCACGTTCGAAcacatactggtgaaaaaccatttTTGTGTGACATCTGTGGCTATTCTGGCGCTACAAAGACTCGGCTAGCTCGTCATTCTAGAATTCACACTGGAGAGAGGACATACCATTGTGATTATTGCACGTACAAAGCCGGTAACAGTACTCACTTGCGGCGCCACATGCGTATACACATTGGTTCCAAACCTTATAAGTGTCCATATTGTTCTTACTCCTGTAATACTCATGAAAATATTCGTAAACACATAACAAAAACCAAACGGCACATGGGTCTGTTCATTTACCCATGCAAGTTTTGCCCATTTGGCACAAACAGTACAAAAGATTTCCGTAACCACTTGTTAGAGGTTCATCAGGACCAGTGTGACCACAAAAGCCTCGAAGTTCTCTCAGTTTTTACAGGCCTTTATAATAAAGAGATTGACCCCAGAAAACCCCCCGAAGGTAGTCAGATTTTCCCAATCAAAGAGCGTAAGCAACGTGCACCAAGGAACTCCCTTCCACCTAACCAGATGGATTTGTTGactgaagaacaagaagaacaacagctCGAGCAAATTCCTTATAAAGAGGTTGAAAGCAGTCCGTTGGATGCGCAAGAGGTGACCGTCACGCCTGAGGCCCACTCTCTGATTGCTTCTGAGATGATTGCTGTTGCAATGACCGAAGCTGCAGTACCAACTCATATTGCAACGACGCAGCAAATCACCACGCAGCACACAGGTACTGTTGACACGCAGCTGCTGCAAGTTGCCGAATCGAACATGCACACCTTGCAAAACAGCCAGTTCCGCGGCGACATACTACAGCATCCGCAGTTCCGCACTGACACCATCACTGCCGGTCACTTCCGTGCAGACGGACAAGTCATAGCACAAGCTCAAACGGTTGACCCGAACACTGCCTCCAATGTCCTCTCTCTCGCTGAAGCCCACTCTATGACCTCGTCCTTAGATTTAGGTTATTGTACTACTATAGAATATATTTGCCTACCATCAGCAAACGGTACATAA